In Bacteroidota bacterium, a single genomic region encodes these proteins:
- the infC gene encoding translation initiation factor IF-3 yields MQLVINSNKFRKVIAKQRVRINTQIRASKVRVVDPGGKHGIYTLEEALALAEGYDLDLVEISPNAEPPVCKIIDYGKYKYEQQKKDKEARKKTQTVSLKEIRFRPRTDTHDFEFKVKHARQFLSDGNMVKAWVQFRGRDILYKDHGAQLLKRFIQALEEVGKVDQGPRMEGRRMTLIMSPQKKKK; encoded by the coding sequence GTGCAATTAGTTATTAACAGCAACAAATTCAGAAAAGTCATCGCAAAACAAAGAGTACGAATAAACACGCAAATCAGGGCATCTAAAGTGCGCGTGGTTGATCCGGGTGGAAAACATGGTATTTACACCCTGGAAGAAGCATTGGCCCTTGCTGAAGGTTATGATCTTGATCTGGTAGAAATTTCTCCGAACGCGGAGCCGCCGGTCTGCAAGATTATTGACTACGGAAAATACAAGTACGAACAGCAGAAGAAAGACAAAGAAGCGCGAAAAAAGACCCAGACGGTCTCACTCAAAGAGATTCGTTTCCGTCCGCGTACGGATACGCACGACTTCGAGTTTAAGGTTAAACATGCACGCCAGTTTCTGTCTGACGGAAACATGGTGAAAGCATGGGTGCAGTTTCGCGGCCGCGATATCTTGTACAAAGACCACGGCGCACAGCTTCTGAAACGCTTTATCCAGGCCCTCGAAGAGGTTGGTAAAGTAGATCAGGGGCCAAGAATGGAGGGGCGGCGCATGACGTTGATCATGTCTCCGCAGAAAAAGAAGAAATAG